Below is a window of Apodemus sylvaticus chromosome 5, mApoSyl1.1, whole genome shotgun sequence DNA.
GAAAATGAGATTTAAGGTTGGCAAGCATGATGCCACCACTACTTAAGCCTGCCCCAACATCCTTCCAGTAGGCAGTCCTGGGTTCTCATAATTTATATTATGTTTGCTGTATCAAGGACTCTCCAGTAGTGTGTATTGGGAGGGTTAGGAAGAAGCTGGGCTGTAACAGAGTTAGGATGGAGGATAACAAAGATAGCCATAGGAATAGAGAAAAGGGAATCTTGTGGGGGGCACATGTCTTGGGAAGCTGCCGCTAGGTCATGGACATCCTTACAGGAGATCTCGTTGTTTGGTCAGGGGTGGCatcttccatttttttccattcttgaTCTGTCAGTGGGAGTTGAGTCATCTTTTAAGATGGTAGAGTGGGGTCGGACATTCCTGGCAGGGACTAAAAGTGGCCTAGGCTGGTCTCctgggaaaaaaatagaaaaacaggcAAAGTCCCTTCCTATTGTTAGAAGGGGGGGTCATTCCCCCTCCAACCCCTATCTGGTGGGTTCTTCCACCTGACCAGGATGAATAGTATATGTGTTGGCTGACTCCAGTGACAGACAATGGGAAGTTCATCTTGGGTAGCACAGACATTTATTACAGTAGTGCACATAATGTCACATTTAATTGGGTATTTGGTGATAGAGAGACTTGTGCTGGtttgattaaaattttttaagtgtttgatgtgttcttttagCTGTGCTAAGACCTGTAATTTAACTAAGGATATGTGACATCCTGCAGGTAGCTCTGCGTGGGGGTTTTTGAACTCCTCAGACAAGGTCAGAAAAGGGAAGCCCTGCCAGTTAAGGGAAGTCTCCATTATGTGCTGAGCTCAAAAGACAGTCCAGTCAACAGTAGACTGTGACCTTAATTAGTAGAGTTTTCCCACAttaattaagataaaaataaatccatttcAAGTACACAAAATCCTTTAGTCTCTTTAGGTCTCTTTAGTCCTTTAGGTTACACAGGATAGATAAGGTAAGTTTCTGGGTCTCTCATTGCATGTGCAGTGTCATCTGCACAGTGTTTCTAGGCTGTAGAATTTATATGTATGTTAGGGAATGACATCAGGCCAAAGATAACAGTGAACAACATAGGGCAGCCAAACTTCAGCCCCAGACAGCATTTTTCTGGGAGTTCTGACAAAATAAGTTCAGAGGCATGAAGGAAAATCAAGTTACAGTCACATCAGTGAGAAAGATTGAGTTTATATGAGGTGGATATAAAGAAAAAGTTTGATTGCTTGAAAGCAACATGGATCATAGGTAAGGTACCACTACTTATATGTAACAACAGATAGACACTGGTTCTGTCTTTAAATCACATATTTAAAAGCAATGCATCTATAAGCATCCTATTTGTTTGTccattttatcaaagcaacataGATCTTCCATCAAAGAATGAAGACTTCCCATCTACTGATGTAATTTTTGACAATAGAAAATAGAGGGTAATGATCTATTAAAAAGAGCAATGGTCACTGACAAGAAAATCATGTTAGGACACTGAACAATTGCAAAATTATCCATGAAACAAATGTTACTTCCTTCTGACTTCACATCGAGTTTATCTGTGTCTGCCACCTAACTTGAGGAGCAGTCCAGCAAATGTTTGCTTTTTCAATGGacaatttgtttggttttgtcctctggaagaaaatgtattttgcaACTAAGATTTCATGCATACATTTCTGTtccatttatttagttatttcttTGCTTCATTGAAAGTTCCATAATTTGTGTTTTTAAGAGACACAaatcttaaaatctttttttcaagGTTGAGAATGGAAACCAGGACCTTGAACATTCTTGATATATTCTTTACCTCTGAACCACACACATAGCTATTTTCACCAAAAATGCAAATATCCTTTTCTGGGTTTATTGATGGTTATTTTAACAATTGCTAtctaaagtgatttttttcctgctgAAACTTGTATGCtgctcctttttcatttttcacaCTGTACTGATATTCCAATGATTCATTGAACAActctaatttttattaattttgttgctTGACAATTTGATCAATATCAAACgatgtataatatattttaattactttccTCCACACTATCTTAGCACTTACCCATATAAAAGTCCATGTGTCTTAGTTGATTTTCCAAAGTTTTCTGAGTCATTTTGCCAAACAGGGACACTTCCCTAGTTCTTACtttctgtaattatttattttaaaaaagtttatctcaattaaaaatatttttgtgtttgtacatatgtttatgtatctgtatgtaagtgctcttaactgtcacagagccatctctgcagccccagcactttctattattcttaaattttgttttctttataggtTTCAGAATGTTGTGCTCTCTATTATCATGTTCAATCCATAAGCTCTATGCAACTTTATAAGACTTAGGATTATGTCAGAATGTACATTGCATATTTTCAGGGAGATTCTCTTTATTAAGTTAATTACTTTAACAGACAGGATCAAACTTAGAGCCTGGCAATTACTCAGCAAGGTATACTTTTTATTTAGCTTCCACCACAGAccaaatgattatttttatttctatttcggAAAGGTCATTTGAGTTCTACCTCTTATAAAATTGACAGAAATTTCATGAAAATACCAATAATGTTTCCCTCTTTAGTCTGTAAAGATATTGGAGCGAATCATACTTACacctgagttttctttttatcaCACTTAAACTCTTCAGATAGTATATATTACATTTACTCatgttttttaaatctaaaaaaatccaGTTTCAGACTTTAGACTATAATTTCTTCTCTTGTACGTTACCAAGAAGTTTTAAGACACAACTCTCATATAGCTCTTCATTGTTCTTGCCCTAGAGGCGAACCTTACTGATGGCGGGTGAGAACTATACAAGGATCACAGAATTCATTTTCATTGGCTTGAGATACAACCCTAAGCTGCAGGTCTTCCTgttcttgctctttctgctttTTTACCTGGTTACTATGACTGGAAACTTAGGTATGATCATTCTTATCCGGGTAGATTCTCGTcttcacacacccatgtactttttcctcagCCACCTGTCATTTGTGGACATTTGCTTCTCATCAGTCGTGGGCCCCAAGATGCTCATGGActtctttgaagatagaaaagCTATCTCTTTTCTGGGTTGTGTCCTACAGCAAtggttctttgggttttttgtggCCATTGAATGTCTTCTCTTGGCATccatggcctatgatcgctatgtaGCCATCTGTAACCCCCTGTTGTATTCAGTAGCCATGTCCCAGAGACTCTGCATACAGCTGGTGGTTGGACCCTATGCAGTTGGCTTCTTCAACACCATGACTCACACCACAGCTGCTTTCCGACTTCCCTTTTGTGGCTCCAATATTATCAATCATTTCTTCTGCGACATGTCTCCTATTCTTTCCCTCATATGTGCTGACATACGGATCAACAAACTGTTGGTTTTCATCGTGGCGGGAGCTGTATTGATTGTCAGTAGCACCACCATCATTGTCTCCTACTTTCACATCCTCATTGCCATTCTGAGGATCCGCTCTGCTGAAGGGAGGAGGAAAGCTTTCTCTACCTGCTCTTCCCATGTTACAGCAGTTTCCATTTTATATGGGACTCTCTTCTTTATCTACGTGCGGCCAAGCGCCATTTCTTCACTGGACCTCAATAAGGTGGTGTCTGTGTTCTACACAGCAGTGATTCCCATGCTTAACCCGCTCATCTACAGCCTAAGGAATAAAGAAGTGAAAGCAGCCATGGGCAGGACAGTTGCTAAGGTCAAAGTTTTCCTCAAAAATTAAATTGTCATCTGGAGTACAAGATAGATTCATGGCAAAGTTTCCAGGAATTATCTGATACACCTAGACATCATCTCAACATGATAAACAGTTTGCAGAATTTGTAATTAACATCTCTTTATCTTTCTGTGTGGCTTTTATTTTactacataaaatacattttattttagtaaataaatctttatttcatCATGTTACTATGAATGTAACTTTCTACTTAACCACAGGGTTCTTTcccttaaatatatttatttttgaaagtatGATGAAATCTAATAAATACAAGAGTGACCAGATATGAGTCATACATCTATATCCCcagattttatatgtaaaattgaaAATAACAAGCAGAGTATTTGCTTagcataaaagtaattttaattaaaatttttcctcatttatttaattttataccagtataatttattttcatgctAGGTTTTATTCCATATTAAaacatccaaacaaacaaacaaaagttgttGAAGTTTATAGACAGTTTGAACAACTTTCTGCTAACTTGAAACCACTGAAGAGTTAAAAAATGGGATTGGGGCTGGATTTGATCAAAATGCCAGagacatatatatgaaattttcaaagcatAAAAGAAACATAGTTATTTTTGAAAAGATAAAATTATGCTTGAGAATGACTTTCTGGTATAATTGAGAATCTatgattatatttaattttgctaATTATACATGGTATAACACTCAATTATGTCAATATCTATAGTTgagtaaataaaaacaagttaatCCTGCCGTAGTGCTACAAGGCAAAACTAGGTAGCAAATTTATCTCAAGCCCTGCCCACAGGGTTTCACAATGAGGTTGTTGGGTCACTGTGTCCCTCGTCAGGAGTGACTGATGGAAAATCATTCTGGTCCTTTCTTCTCCACAGGGCAGCTGGACatgctttgagttttctttactttttaattacttacattttttatagtccacccttttccctctccaggtctactctcccacagttcctcatcctattcctcctcccacctgtctccaaaaagatgTCCCCgctccccactctctggggcctcacattctccttttccctccccctacccACTTCCACCCTGATCACTTTGTACCTCTGCCTCTGGTGATTGCTTTCTTCGTCCTTCCAAGTGTATTGAAGCGctctcacttgggcccttctgcttgtttagcttcttgagttctggaGATTGTATGCTGGGCATTCTgcacttttttggctaatatccacttttagtgagttcatacatacataccatgcatgtccttctgggactctgttaccttactcaggatattttctagttccatccatttgactgcaaacttcatgtcctctttcttaatagctaaatagtatcccattttgtaaatgaacgacattttctgtatccattctatgCTTGGGGgacttctgggttgtttccagcttctgactattacagaTAAGGCcactattaacatagtggaacacataccCCTGTGGTATGGTACagcttcttttgggtatatgcccaagagtagtacagctgggtcttcatgtggatctatttcaaattttctgaagaacctactgattgatttgcagagtggttgtaccagtttgcaatctcatcAGTGATGTAGGAGTgcccttctttctccacatcctcaccaacatgtgctgccacctgagtttttgatcttagatatTCTGCTTGATGTAAGATGGAAAGGGAGCATGCTTTGAGTTTTCAATCATTATAAATACAGCATTTTATAGGACTGAGACTAGAATGGTTTGGGATTAGATTGGTTGATCATGCTCTCCCAGGAACTGAAGATACAGCCAAAGATATTATGATGTCTTTGACAGTAATTCCCATCAACAATAGAATGCCTATGGAAGATAGAACCTACATATACGTGACactaatagataaaataaaaacagcttctagatctgggaagatggctcagtgggtacaatacctgagtttaaatccccagATCCCTCATAAAACTAATGCAGAATTTTTCATCCATAATGAAAAAACTTttaggaggtgaaggcaggagaacTTGAATTTTTTAGGTCATCTGATCTGCCAT
It encodes the following:
- the LOC127684237 gene encoding olfactory receptor 1009, translating into MAGENYTRITEFIFIGLRYNPKLQVFLFLLFLLFYLVTMTGNLGMIILIRVDSRLHTPMYFFLSHLSFVDICFSSVVGPKMLMDFFEDRKAISFLGCVLQQWFFGFFVAIECLLLASMAYDRYVAICNPLLYSVAMSQRLCIQLVVGPYAVGFFNTMTHTTAAFRLPFCGSNIINHFFCDMSPILSLICADIRINKLLVFIVAGAVLIVSSTTIIVSYFHILIAILRIRSAEGRRKAFSTCSSHVTAVSILYGTLFFIYVRPSAISSLDLNKVVSVFYTAVIPMLNPLIYSLRNKEVKAAMGRTVAKVKVFLKN